Genomic segment of Pseudomonas sp. CCI4.2:
CCCCCCCCCCCCCCCCCCCCCCCCCCCCCCCCCCCCCCCCCCCCCCCCCCCCCCCCCCCCCCCCCCCCCCCCCCCCCCCCCCCCCCCCCCCCCCCCCCCCCCCCCCCCCCCCCCCCCCCCCCCCCCCCCCCCCCCCCCCCCCCCCCCCCCCCCCCCCCCCCCCCCCCCCCCCCCCCCGGTAAATCAAGAACAAGGACAAGCGCACTATTTTCCACTAACGTACTCACCGACAAATCCAAAACTGATAGATCCATCTTCAACAATAAGAACGTTTCCTGTTCTATTGACTGATTTCTCAATCAAACTTATATCGAGTGGATGTAACTGAGTTACACAAATTAATTCAGGTATATAATCTGTCTCATAAAAAAATAATTCAAGATTATCTGCAATGTGACGGGCTGATTCACCATAAGAGACGATTGTAATTGTTGGAGTGGCCCCTGTGGGGCTTAATTTCAAGGCTCCAAACGCCTTTTGCTCTCTAAATACACTATGGGTTGTAGTATCAGTCCATAAAAACTTACCGTAGTCACTCTTGCTTTCTAAAATCACCAATGGGCAATCAATATACTTAGTTTCCTCAATAACAAGCGCTGGATTTAGCAAAGAAGAAAGCGCAATCACTCCAACATTGTCAATTCCCAGCAAGTGCTTTTCCAATGACTGTGAATGTGTAGGTCCATATCCTCTTTTCCCGCCCATAGGCGTTCTAATCCTAAGCGGTACTGATGTCTGAAACGCATACATGTGATGCATTTTTGAAGCATTACTAATTAGCTGATCAAATGCGTGAGTCATGAAGTCGCCGAACATTATCTCGGCGAAACTTTTCGTACCCATCAACGCCATTCCCGTTGCAACCCCAATCAAACCAGCTTCACTTATAGACGAATTCCTAACGTAATCAGGAAACTCAGTTGACAAACCTTTTGTAACTTTAAATGCACCACCATAAGGGTCTGCTATATCTTCCCCTATATGAAATGATCCATCTAACAAGGTTTGTCTATACGCTTCGTTTAGAGCCTGAACCATTCTAATTTTTGGATTTAGGACTTGCCCTAACTTTGCCGTTGTATCTCTTGGCAACTGGTCCTTAGCATAATCACTATAATGAAGCGTTTTTCTTGGCGAACTATTAATATGGTTTTCTATTTTTATTGAAATCCCATTAGAAACATTTCTCCATTCTTCATCTTCTAAGAAAACATTCAAAAGATCTTTGGAATTGAAAAAATTTAGCTCATCCGCATCTCTATTGTCATCGCCTTTGGAATGCGGATTTAGTCTATAAGTTCTTATAATGAGAAAAGCAGGATTACCTTCGCGAACAAACTGAATTGCATCCTTAGCAACTCTAAACAATTTAGTAACATCCCAAGTATCAGCTTCAAATGTTCTAATACCAAAAGCCTCTGGTCTTTCTTTAATGTTTCCTGCTACGCCATCAGCTTGTGACGTTGATTGGGAATAGAAATTATTCTCACAAACGATTAGATGCGGTACTTTATATAACGATGCCAGATTAAAAGATTCATACAGAACCCCCTCCCCCAAAGTACCTTCGCCAATAAAGGATACAGCGATGCCTGGAAGCTTATTTAATTTTTTATGCAGTGCTATTCCTGTTGCCACAGGAACTAATGCGGCTTGAGGTCCATTAGACATGAACCCTTGCGCATACAAATGCTGACTACTCCCTATGCCTTTGCATACGCCACTTTCAAGACCCATTAATTCATCAACTAAACCTTGCCAATTTTTTGTTTTTGAGATGAAATGACCATGGCACCTGTGATTTGATGTTACCCAGTCATCTTCAGTTAATTGCCCGGCGACTGCAACTGCACTAAACTCCTGCCCAACGCAAGTATGAACAGTACCATTGACCCTACCTTTTGAAAATAAATCAAGGAATTTTTGCTCAACCAATCTAATCAATAAGGCTTCTTCAACAACGTGTTTAGGTATTAAAGAATGGTCACTATCTTTGTTTGCTAAATGTATAAGCTCGCTAAACTGCATTTTGATTCCTACCCAACTATTGTTACATTTTCGGACCATATTGCGAGCAACAACCCCTTGCTTTATATCATCAGGATCAAATCGCCATGATCCATCTACCTTGAAACCGCCCCCCTCTGCGCCATCTGAAGGTGTAGTTCATCAGCATCAGATATACAGCAAGGTCTTTAACTGTATGTCTGGGGTATTTCTTTAAATGCAGTTTATTCATCAATTCCTATAGCATACATGAAATTTTCGTAAATTAGTCCAAGTGAGTGCACGTTTAGCCCTAAAACGTCTCACAATCGTGAGTTTTTTATGATGGGACACCGCTTTGCAGACTGATAAAAATGACAAACTGAGGCCAGCACTATTGAACACATGAACTCTGTAAACCTGCACTTTTAGTGTTTCGAAGCCTCAAGCATTGATAACTTTAGTGCGCAACCCCCCACTAGCAGCGCTATAACTCAAGCAGGTAGATATGGCCTCACCTTTGTGAGTGATGGCCACCCTATGAGCAATGGTGCGTAGCTGGATTAAAGAACTGCACGAAGGCATGCGTCCGCAAGATGCAATGTCAGTATAGTCTAGCGCATACAATGTAAAAAAATGAATTGTAGGTGGCTGTATACATATGCGGATTAAGCAATGACATTTAACATGCTGCTATGGTCGACTGACACCAAGCAAGATACTCCCCATTTATTAATGCACTATTACAAAACTGCTAGACGTGACGGCTGACAACCCTAAACTTGCCGATCTGAATGGCACAGAAAAAAATACAAATTCGTACAACTTAGTGCGGGAAATGCATAAGCATATCTAAAATTTAATGGGATGGCGTTAAGTTTTAAATGATCAGGTACGAGCCAGTCATTACCACACGAAAAACGAATTGTCATTTCCCTTCGGCACCTTTCACCGTAAGGGGCAATACAAGATGGAATAGGCAGCGCAGCACCTTGATCGGTCAAAAACCCTTATAATCCTGCGTCTATTATCTTCAGATGCGAGAAATGCCGTGAGCTTACCGCCGTGCCCCAAATGCAATTCCGAATACACCTACGAAGACGGCACCCAATTCGTCTGTCCGGAATGCGCCAACGAGTGGACTGCTGACAGCGCAACTGACGTCTCTGACGACGTCAAAGTCATCAAGGATTCGGTAGGCAATACCCTACAGGACGGCGATACCGTTACCGTTATCAAAGACCTCAAGGTCAAAGGCTCGTCACTGGTGGTTAAAGTCGGCACCAAGGTCAAGAACATTCGCCTGGTTGACGGCGACCACGATATCGACTGCAAGATCGACGGCATCGGCGCTATGAAACTGAAATCGGAGTTTGTGAAGAAGGGTTGAGGCATCAGTTTTGAACTGAATAAAAAAGCCCGACGCAATGCGCCGGGCTTTTTTTATTCAGATATCACCAAAGAGTGCAGACCGAATGATCATTCCCACTCAATAGTCGCTGGCGGCTTGCTCGACACGTCGTAGGTAACGCGAGAGATGCCTTCGATTTCATTGATGATGCGGCCACTGACCACTTCCAGCAGTTCGTAAGGCAGGTGCGCCCAGCGTGCGGTCATGAAGTCGACGGTTTCAACGGCGCGCAGGGCGACGACCCAAGCATAGCGACGCGCATCACCGACCACGCCTACCGATTTCACCGGTTGGAAGACCACGAACGCTTGGCTGACTTTGTGGTACCAGTCCGCTTTGCGCAGTTCTTCGATGAAGATGTGGTCAGCACGACGCAGCAGGTCGGCGTATTCCTTTTTCACTTCACCCAGGATCCGCACGCCCAGGCCTGGGCCTGGGAATGGGTGACGGTAAACCATGTCGTACGGCAGACCCAGCTCAAGACCCAAGCGACGAACTTCGTCCTTGAAAAGCTCGCGCAGTGGCTCGACCAGTTTAAGGTTCATCTCGTCCGGCAAACCGCCCACGTTGTGATGCGACTTGATCACATGAGCCTTGCCGCTTTTCGCGCCAGCCGACTCGATCACGTCCGGGTAGATGGTGCCTTGGGCCAGGTACTTGATGTTGTCCAGCTTGCAGGATTCGGCGTCAAACACATCGATGAAGGTGCGGCCGATAATCTTGCGCTTCTTCTCTGGGTCGCTTTCGCCCGCCAGGTTGCCGAGGAACTGATCCGCAGCGTTGGCGCGAATCACTTTGACGCCCATGTTCTCAGCGAACATGGCCATGACTTGCTCGCCTTCATGCAGGCGCAGCAGGCCGTTGTCGACAAAGACACAGGTAAGCTGGTCGCCAATGGCTTTGTGCAGCAAGGCCGCGACGACGGAAGAATCGACGCCGCCAGACAGGCCGAGCAGTACGTTGTCGGTACCCACTTGCGCGCGGATGCTGGCGATAGCGTCGTCAGCGATGTGCGACGGCGTCCACAGCGCTTCGCAGCCGCAGATGTCGAGGATAAAGCGCGACAGAATGCGCCCGCCCTGCTTGGTATGGGTCACTTCCGGGTGGAACTGCACGCCGTAATAGCCGCGCTTATCGTCAGCCATACCCGCGATTGGGCAGCTTGGGGTGCTGGCCAACAGATGGAAGCCTTGCGGCATTTCAGTCACTTTGTCGCCGTGGCTCATCCACACGTCGAGGCCGAGAACGCCATCGAGGTCGATGTGGTCTTCGATGCCGTCGAGGATGCGGCTTTTGCCGACGACATCAACGCGAGCGTAACCGAATTCGCGCATCTCGGAGCCTTGCACGCGACCGCCTAGCTGTTCCGCCATGGTCTGCATGCCGTAGCAGATGCCGAAGATGGGAACGTTCAGGTCGAAACACGCTTGGGGTGCCCGTGGGCTGCCGGCTTCATGAACAGACTCTGGTCCGCCAGCGAGGATAATCCCGCGCGGGTTGAATTCGCGAATCGCTTCGTCGTCCATGTCGAACGGATGCAGTTCGCAATACACGCCGATCTCACGCACGCGGCGGGCGATCAGTTGGGTGTACTGGGAGCCGAAGTCGAGGATCAGGATGCGGTGGGCGTGAATGTCGAGGGCCATGACTCTTCTCGTTCTCGTCGGAAAATCAGGAACAACACGGGGCTGCTAGCAGCCCCGGATTAACTGTAGAAGCGAATTTATTCGGGAAGCGGACAACAGGGTCTGTCTGCTAGACCAGGTTGTCGCTTTCCCGAATGAATTCGGTCCCACAGGAACAGCTAAACAGCGCTTTTAGCCGACGCGGTAGTTCGGCGCTTCTTTGGTGATCTGCACGTCGTGGACGTGGGATTCAGCCATGCCAGCACCGGTGATACGCACGAATTCAGGCTTGGTGCGCATCTCTTCGATGTCGGCGCTGCCGGTGTAACCCATCGAGGAGCGCAGGCCACCCATCAGTTGATGAACGATAGCCGACAGCGAGCCTTTGTAAGCAACACGGCCTTCGATGCCTTCCGGCACCAGCTTCTCGGCGCCTTCCGAAGAATCCTGGAAGTAGCGGTCGGAAGAGCCTTGGGCCTGGGACATGGCGCCCAGCGAACCCATG
This window contains:
- a CDS encoding alpha-ketoacid dehydrogenase subunit alpha/beta, giving the protein MQFSELIHLANKDSDHSLIPKHVVEEALLIRLVEQKFLDLFSKGRVNGTVHTCVGQEFSAVAVAGQLTEDDWVTSNHRCHGHFISKTKNWQGLVDELMGLESGVCKGIGSSQHLYAQGFMSNGPQAALVPVATGIALHKKLNKLPGIAVSFIGEGTLGEGVLYESFNLASLYKVPHLIVCENNFYSQSTSQADGVAGNIKERPEAFGIRTFEADTWDVTKLFRVAKDAIQFVREGNPAFLIIRTYRLNPHSKGDDNRDADELNFFNSKDLLNVFLEDEEWRNVSNGISIKIENHINSSPRKTLHYSDYAKDQLPRDTTAKLGQVLNPKIRMVQALNEAYRQTLLDGSFHIGEDIADPYGGAFKVTKGLSTEFPDYVRNSSISEAGLIGVATGMALMGTKSFAEIMFGDFMTHAFDQLISNASKMHHMYAFQTSVPLRIRTPMGGKRGYGPTHSQSLEKHLLGIDNVGVIALSSLLNPALVIEETKYIDCPLVILESKSDYGKFLWTDTTTHSVFREQKAFGALKLSPTGATPTITIVSYGESARHIADNLELFFYETDYIPELICVTQLHPLDISLIEKSVNRTGNVLIVEDGSISFGFVGEYVSGK
- a CDS encoding zinc ribbon domain-containing protein YjdM produces the protein MSLPPCPKCNSEYTYEDGTQFVCPECANEWTADSATDVSDDVKVIKDSVGNTLQDGDTVTVIKDLKVKGSSLVVKVGTKVKNIRLVDGDHDIDCKIDGIGAMKLKSEFVKKG
- the guaA gene encoding glutamine-hydrolyzing GMP synthase, with protein sequence MALDIHAHRILILDFGSQYTQLIARRVREIGVYCELHPFDMDDEAIREFNPRGIILAGGPESVHEAGSPRAPQACFDLNVPIFGICYGMQTMAEQLGGRVQGSEMREFGYARVDVVGKSRILDGIEDHIDLDGVLGLDVWMSHGDKVTEMPQGFHLLASTPSCPIAGMADDKRGYYGVQFHPEVTHTKQGGRILSRFILDICGCEALWTPSHIADDAIASIRAQVGTDNVLLGLSGGVDSSVVAALLHKAIGDQLTCVFVDNGLLRLHEGEQVMAMFAENMGVKVIRANAADQFLGNLAGESDPEKKRKIIGRTFIDVFDAESCKLDNIKYLAQGTIYPDVIESAGAKSGKAHVIKSHHNVGGLPDEMNLKLVEPLRELFKDEVRRLGLELGLPYDMVYRHPFPGPGLGVRILGEVKKEYADLLRRADHIFIEELRKADWYHKVSQAFVVFQPVKSVGVVGDARRYAWVVALRAVETVDFMTARWAHLPYELLEVVSGRIINEIEGISRVTYDVSSKPPATIEWE